One part of the Parabacteroides distasonis ATCC 8503 genome encodes these proteins:
- the uvrA gene encoding excinuclease ABC subunit UvrA has protein sequence MSESNSIFIKGARVNNLKNIDVEIPRDKLVVITGLSGSGKSSLAFDTLYAEGQRRYVESLSAYARQFLGRMSKPECDYIKGIPPAIAIEQKVNTRNPRSTVGTSTEIYEYLRLLYARVGKTISPVSGTEVKKHQVSDIVKEVMRYPEGTRFAVFAPVVLPEGRDMKEQLEILRKEGYARLSVNDTVYRISEVLASEELLSYPIELLVDRLTVSDDKTLKSRLADSAETAFFEGHGTCLIRIYTEEGVVVKEFSKKFEADGMIFEEPTDMMFSFNNPLGACPTCEGFGKVLGIDENLVVPDKSLSVYQGAVVCWKGEVMGEWLKDFIVKSEKYNFPIHRPYYDLTQKEKDLLWHGARGLHGIDDFFKFVEENLYKIQYRVMQARYRGKTTCPVCKGSRLRPEALYVQVGGKNIAELVTMPVSEAKAFFDQLELDETDAAIAKRLLTEINNRLQFLLDVGLGYLALDRLSASLSGGESQRINLATSLGSSLVGSLYILDEPSIGLHSRDTDLLIKVLRQLQALGNTVVVVEHDEEIIRAADYIIDIGPKAGRLGGEVVYQGDVNNLRKCSDSHTVRYLTGEDQIEIPPYRRPWNNYIEVTGARKNNLKGVDVKFPLNVMTVVTGVSGSGKSSLVRDIFYEGVKRHLDDAARLTVDCSGISGDLNMIQAIEFVDQNSIGKSSRSNPVTYIGAYDEIRKLFGEQPLAKQMGYNAAYFSFNKEGGRCEECKGEGKITVEMQFMADITLECEACHGKRFKQDVLDVEYQGANIYDVLEMTVNQAIEFFEKGSGSQEKKIVKRLKPLQDVGLGYIKLGQTSSTLSGGENQRVKLAYYLGQEKQQPTLFVFDEPTTGLHFHDIKTLLKAFNALIEKGHSVVIIEHNMDVIKCADYVIDLGPEGGKAGGQLVCAGTPEEIAACEASYTGRFLRDKL, from the coding sequence ATGTCTGAGAGCAATTCGATTTTCATCAAGGGGGCACGTGTCAACAACTTGAAAAATATAGATGTAGAGATTCCGAGGGACAAGCTGGTGGTGATAACCGGGCTGTCGGGGAGTGGAAAATCATCGTTGGCGTTCGATACCCTTTATGCGGAGGGACAGCGTCGGTATGTAGAGAGTTTATCCGCTTACGCCCGCCAGTTCTTGGGGAGGATGAGTAAGCCGGAATGCGACTATATTAAGGGAATACCGCCGGCTATCGCTATCGAGCAGAAGGTGAATACCCGTAATCCGCGTTCCACGGTCGGTACATCTACCGAGATTTATGAGTATTTACGCTTGTTATATGCTCGCGTCGGGAAGACGATATCGCCGGTTTCCGGCACCGAGGTGAAAAAACATCAGGTGAGCGATATTGTCAAGGAGGTCATGCGATACCCCGAGGGGACTCGTTTTGCCGTATTCGCCCCGGTTGTCTTGCCGGAAGGCCGGGATATGAAGGAACAGCTGGAGATCTTGCGGAAAGAAGGATATGCCCGTCTGTCGGTGAATGATACGGTATATCGTATCTCGGAGGTACTGGCCAGCGAGGAGTTGCTGTCTTACCCGATCGAGTTGTTGGTGGACCGCCTGACGGTATCGGACGATAAGACCTTGAAAAGCCGTTTGGCGGATTCGGCCGAGACCGCTTTCTTTGAGGGCCATGGTACCTGTTTGATTCGTATTTATACGGAGGAAGGGGTAGTCGTGAAGGAATTCTCGAAGAAGTTTGAGGCGGATGGCATGATATTCGAGGAGCCTACCGATATGATGTTTAGCTTTAATAATCCGTTGGGCGCTTGTCCGACTTGTGAGGGGTTCGGTAAGGTGCTGGGCATCGATGAGAATCTGGTGGTGCCCGATAAAAGTTTGTCTGTCTACCAAGGAGCCGTGGTTTGCTGGAAAGGTGAGGTGATGGGGGAATGGCTGAAAGACTTTATTGTGAAGAGCGAGAAATATAACTTCCCGATCCACCGCCCGTATTACGACCTGACACAGAAAGAGAAGGATTTGTTGTGGCATGGGGCGAGAGGTTTACACGGCATCGACGATTTCTTTAAGTTCGTGGAAGAGAATCTTTATAAGATACAATACCGGGTGATGCAAGCCCGCTATCGGGGAAAGACGACTTGCCCGGTTTGTAAGGGGAGCCGCTTGAGGCCGGAAGCGCTGTATGTGCAAGTGGGCGGTAAGAATATCGCCGAGCTGGTGACGATGCCGGTTTCGGAGGCAAAGGCTTTCTTTGATCAACTGGAACTGGACGAGACGGATGCGGCGATCGCTAAACGTTTGCTCACGGAAATCAATAATCGCTTGCAATTCCTGTTGGATGTGGGGTTGGGTTATCTGGCTTTAGATCGCCTCTCGGCCTCTTTATCCGGAGGAGAGAGCCAACGTATCAATCTGGCTACCTCGTTGGGTAGTAGCTTGGTGGGTTCGTTGTATATTTTGGATGAGCCGAGTATCGGTCTGCATTCCCGGGATACGGATTTGTTGATCAAGGTATTGCGACAGTTGCAAGCCTTGGGGAATACCGTGGTCGTGGTGGAACATGATGAGGAGATTATCCGTGCGGCGGATTATATCATCGATATCGGTCCGAAAGCGGGGCGTTTGGGGGGTGAGGTCGTTTATCAAGGCGATGTGAATAACCTCCGGAAATGTAGCGATAGCCATACGGTACGTTATTTGACGGGAGAGGATCAGATCGAGATCCCGCCTTATCGGCGTCCGTGGAATAATTATATAGAAGTGACAGGGGCTCGGAAGAATAACTTAAAGGGTGTGGACGTGAAGTTTCCTTTGAACGTGATGACGGTGGTTACCGGCGTGAGCGGTTCGGGTAAAAGTTCCTTGGTTCGTGATATTTTCTACGAGGGCGTGAAACGCCATTTGGATGATGCCGCTCGCCTGACCGTAGATTGCTCCGGTATCAGTGGAGATTTGAATATGATTCAGGCGATTGAGTTTGTAGACCAGAACTCGATCGGAAAGAGTTCTCGCTCGAACCCTGTGACGTATATCGGCGCTTACGATGAGATCCGTAAACTATTCGGTGAGCAGCCTCTTGCGAAGCAGATGGGATATAACGCCGCTTATTTTTCCTTTAATAAAGAAGGAGGTCGCTGCGAGGAATGTAAGGGCGAGGGCAAAATCACGGTAGAGATGCAGTTTATGGCGGATATCACCTTGGAATGCGAGGCTTGCCACGGCAAACGCTTCAAGCAGGATGTATTGGATGTAGAGTATCAAGGCGCTAACATATACGATGTGTTGGAAATGACCGTGAATCAAGCGATCGAGTTCTTCGAGAAAGGTTCCGGCTCCCAAGAGAAGAAGATCGTGAAACGCTTGAAACCGCTGCAAGACGTAGGTTTGGGCTATATCAAGCTGGGACAGACTTCCTCCACTTTATCCGGTGGTGAGAACCAACGTGTGAAACTGGCTTATTACTTAGGCCAAGAGAAGCAGCAACCTACCTTGTTCGTTTTCGACGAGCCTACGACCGGTTTACATTTTCATGATATCAAGACTTTGTTGAAAGCTTTCAATGCCTTGATCGAGAAAGGTCACTCCGTGGTAATTATCGAGCATAATATGGATGTGATCAAATGTGCGGATTATGTGATCGATTTAGGACCGGAAGGCGGAAAGGCCGGCGGGCAGTTGGTTTGTGCCGGCACACCGGAGGAGATAGCGGCTTGCGAGGCATCCTATACCGGAAGGTTTTTAAGGGATAAGTTATAA
- a CDS encoding RagB/SusD family nutrient uptake outer membrane protein: protein MKKMIIAACAVFALTSCSDFLEETPVGELTPEQAQDPNNIEGLIISAYSILDGQMDDASSGLNSGCSNWQFGDVISDDTYKGGGGTGDQNPVHLMEIFHIDPTIQDYNRKWLALYEGVNRCNQAIRILKGSDYDKKETRIAEMRFLRAHFYFNLKIIYNQIPYFDESVSDPSAFASISNKEYTSDQLWEKILNDFKAAYEGLPDSQPDVARPCKMTARAYMAKVYLFQGKWQECATATDEVINSGKYQLLPDFRNIFLPENDNCPEILFSVQASINDGSPNNYNGNPGDRLLPPGGPYPNYGFLRPSQNLVNAYKTDSNGLPLEDGIDVSENDYVDTRLDHTVARPGIMFLDVQLYDWTPREATVYGPYSPKKRIVSKNSSYYLAIWPYVNALNVYIIRYADVLLWRAEAAIELGDLTTGLKYINQVRERAMNSQTVKTADGTADAAKYRIGLYPSFSDKEEAIRALRTERRLEFALEGERFFDLVRWGIASDVMNTYFEHEKTFRSHLQNARFIKGTHEYGPIPQAVIDLAKNGIIEQNPGY, encoded by the coding sequence ATGAAGAAAATGATTATAGCGGCCTGTGCCGTATTCGCATTGACATCATGCAGCGATTTTCTGGAAGAGACACCTGTAGGCGAACTGACTCCCGAACAAGCACAAGATCCCAATAACATCGAGGGATTGATTATCTCCGCCTATTCCATCCTAGACGGCCAGATGGACGATGCCAGCTCCGGCTTGAATTCAGGATGCTCCAACTGGCAATTTGGCGATGTGATCTCAGACGATACCTACAAAGGCGGAGGTGGTACGGGAGACCAGAACCCGGTTCACTTGATGGAAATCTTCCATATCGACCCGACTATCCAAGATTACAATCGGAAATGGCTAGCCTTATACGAGGGCGTGAACCGCTGTAACCAAGCGATCCGTATCCTCAAAGGCAGCGATTATGATAAAAAGGAGACCCGTATCGCCGAGATGCGTTTCCTGCGTGCCCATTTCTATTTCAACTTAAAGATCATCTATAACCAGATCCCATATTTCGACGAGAGTGTCAGCGATCCTTCCGCATTCGCCTCTATCTCGAATAAGGAGTATACATCCGATCAATTATGGGAGAAGATACTGAATGATTTTAAGGCCGCCTACGAAGGTCTCCCGGATTCCCAGCCGGATGTGGCACGTCCATGTAAGATGACGGCCCGGGCTTATATGGCTAAAGTTTACTTGTTCCAAGGCAAATGGCAGGAATGCGCTACAGCGACGGATGAGGTGATCAATTCCGGCAAATACCAGCTACTCCCCGACTTCCGGAATATCTTCTTGCCGGAAAATGACAACTGCCCTGAAATTTTATTTTCAGTCCAAGCCTCTATCAACGATGGCTCCCCGAACAACTACAACGGAAATCCGGGCGACCGTTTGTTACCTCCGGGAGGCCCTTATCCCAACTATGGTTTCCTTCGTCCTTCCCAAAACCTAGTAAACGCTTATAAGACCGACTCCAACGGCTTGCCTTTGGAAGACGGCATAGACGTTTCGGAAAATGATTATGTAGACACCCGCCTAGACCACACGGTAGCCCGCCCCGGAATCATGTTCCTAGATGTCCAACTCTATGACTGGACTCCTCGTGAGGCTACGGTTTACGGTCCGTATAGCCCTAAAAAACGTATTGTCTCCAAGAACTCAAGTTACTATTTGGCTATCTGGCCATACGTAAACGCATTGAATGTTTATATTATTCGATATGCGGACGTGTTATTGTGGCGTGCCGAAGCTGCTATCGAACTAGGCGATTTGACTACCGGATTGAAATACATCAACCAAGTTCGCGAGCGTGCCATGAACAGCCAGACCGTAAAAACCGCTGACGGGACAGCGGATGCCGCCAAATACCGGATCGGATTATATCCGTCATTTTCCGACAAAGAGGAGGCGATCCGAGCCTTACGTACCGAACGACGTCTGGAATTCGCCTTAGAAGGTGAACGTTTCTTTGATCTAGTCCGTTGGGGAATCGCCTCAGACGTGATGAACACTTATTTCGAGCATGAGAAGACATTCCGCTCTCATCTCCAAAATGCCCGTTTCATCAAAGGGACCCACGAATACGGCCCGATACCGCAAGCGGTTATAGACCTTGCGAAAAATGGAATCATCGAGCAAAACCCAGGATATTAA
- a CDS encoding SusC/RagA family TonB-linked outer membrane protein has product MDNRNYFTMAIPALLLGVAYLQPINAAPAEDLPNVTGRMTITQQTFTVSGVVTDTNGEPIIGANVIEKGTTNGAVTDFDGKFSLSLQNKQSILVVTYIGYNTKEIPAGNGSPLTIQLQDDTQNLDEVIVVGYSVQKKKDLTGAVSVLEVGDLKDTPVSSVDQMMQGKLSGVNVIPDNMPGGGVAVRVRGFSTIRNNDPLYIIDGVPVEGGINFLNPNDIESMQVLKDASSASIYGARAANGVVIISTKKGKEGTFRVNLDAYVGVQTSAKQMRMLNAQEYGDLLWQAQRNDGKSPVSDVYGSGETAVIPEFLDADHRLPSGDVDWVDEIMQKAMVQSYNLSLAKADKVSSHLFSLGYFNQDGLMKYTGFERISGRFNNEFKLFNDRLKIGENATLSHAWGTSVTNNAALGGMLYNAYKTVSITPVYDLDGNFGSNPIADISNPLGELYRNKDNKDRTTRLFGNLFAELNILEGLYFKTNFGADYKNLYKRSFKAKYNELNTQQPLSTLSTQNRWNFNWVFTNTLNYLRTFDKHTIGALLGIETNRYQEEYFSASREGFASDDDNFHFLDAGDSGSQKNAGSAFTSKMMSYFGKIDYNFDNRYLFAATFRRDGSSKLGNNKWGNFPAVSAGWRISSEPFYDIPAISNMKVRIGWGQNGNSDIPAYSTIDSYMSNPNHSNYPIDGSQSSVTTGYTQTRYGNANLKWETTTQTNVGLDLGFLDNSLTVVLDWFNKDTKDLLWERPLIGTVGGTNQTVWDNVGKMRNRGFEAEVSYNKSINKDFGFNVAFNMSAIKNKMTELDGDVSYIGLPTSVIHSLNFDQEVSRSAIGQPIGSFYAYKEDGLFQSEAEIKSYTNNKGELLQPNAKPGDIKFVDVNGDGVIDGNDRDYIGNPLPDVTAGLTLGVNFHNFDLSLFFQGMFGNDVYDLTRYVGDFYNQSQYNKNSRVVNAWTPTNTNTDIPRVTMDDPNNNIRPSSYYVQDASFVRLKNMKIGYSVPQSILSKIKFNSLYIYAQATNLFTITGYDGIDPEVGLQSYSSDYRNLDMGVDRGIYPLSRTFTFGVNVSF; this is encoded by the coding sequence ATGGACAACAGAAATTACTTTACGATGGCGATTCCCGCTCTTTTGCTAGGCGTAGCATACTTACAGCCAATCAATGCGGCACCAGCGGAGGATCTGCCAAACGTTACTGGACGAATGACGATCACCCAACAGACATTCACGGTAAGTGGCGTAGTCACCGATACGAACGGAGAACCAATTATCGGGGCTAACGTGATTGAGAAAGGGACTACAAATGGAGCCGTAACCGATTTTGACGGCAAATTTTCTCTCTCGCTGCAAAACAAGCAAAGCATATTGGTCGTTACTTATATCGGTTATAACACCAAGGAGATTCCAGCCGGGAATGGTTCTCCCCTCACGATCCAATTGCAGGATGACACCCAGAACCTAGACGAGGTTATCGTGGTAGGTTATAGTGTACAGAAGAAAAAAGACCTTACCGGTGCTGTTTCCGTACTGGAGGTAGGCGACCTGAAAGATACCCCGGTATCCAGTGTAGATCAAATGATGCAAGGTAAATTGTCCGGCGTAAACGTAATCCCGGATAATATGCCCGGCGGAGGCGTAGCGGTACGTGTACGCGGTTTCAGCACGATCCGTAACAATGATCCGCTTTATATCATCGATGGCGTACCAGTAGAGGGCGGCATCAATTTTCTCAACCCGAATGATATCGAAAGTATGCAGGTATTGAAAGATGCTTCTTCCGCTTCCATCTATGGTGCACGTGCGGCAAACGGCGTGGTTATCATCAGTACAAAAAAAGGGAAGGAAGGTACTTTCCGGGTAAACCTAGACGCTTACGTGGGAGTACAAACCTCGGCAAAACAGATGCGTATGCTAAACGCCCAAGAATATGGCGACTTATTATGGCAGGCACAGCGTAACGACGGGAAATCACCAGTAAGCGACGTGTATGGCTCCGGCGAGACCGCCGTAATTCCGGAATTCCTTGACGCAGATCACCGTCTTCCCTCGGGAGACGTGGATTGGGTTGACGAGATCATGCAAAAAGCCATGGTCCAGTCCTATAACCTCTCTCTGGCGAAAGCAGATAAAGTTAGCAGCCACTTGTTCTCCCTAGGTTATTTCAACCAAGACGGTCTTATGAAATATACTGGTTTCGAACGTATATCCGGACGTTTCAACAATGAGTTCAAGCTCTTCAACGATCGTTTGAAAATCGGTGAGAACGCCACATTATCACATGCGTGGGGAACCTCGGTCACCAATAACGCCGCACTGGGAGGTATGTTATACAACGCCTATAAGACCGTATCCATTACCCCTGTTTACGATCTGGACGGGAATTTCGGCAGCAACCCGATCGCCGACATCTCCAACCCGTTAGGCGAATTATACCGTAATAAGGATAATAAAGATCGTACCACCCGTCTATTCGGTAATCTATTCGCCGAACTGAATATCCTAGAGGGACTTTATTTCAAGACCAACTTCGGAGCGGATTATAAAAACCTGTATAAACGAAGCTTCAAGGCCAAATACAACGAATTGAACACCCAGCAACCCTTGAGTACGTTGAGCACGCAAAACCGTTGGAACTTCAATTGGGTATTCACGAACACGTTAAACTATTTACGGACATTCGATAAACATACGATCGGAGCCTTATTAGGTATCGAGACAAACCGTTATCAAGAGGAATACTTCTCCGCCTCCCGTGAAGGCTTTGCCTCGGATGACGATAACTTCCATTTCCTCGATGCGGGCGATAGTGGCTCCCAGAAGAACGCAGGTTCTGCCTTTACTTCCAAGATGATGTCTTATTTCGGTAAAATTGATTATAATTTCGACAACCGCTACTTATTCGCAGCCACGTTCCGACGTGACGGATCTTCTAAACTTGGTAACAATAAATGGGGTAATTTCCCGGCTGTCTCCGCAGGCTGGCGTATCAGTAGCGAACCGTTTTATGATATTCCGGCTATCAGCAACATGAAAGTCCGCATAGGTTGGGGACAAAACGGCAACTCTGATATCCCGGCTTATTCCACGATCGATTCTTACATGAGTAATCCGAACCACTCCAACTATCCGATCGACGGTAGCCAAAGTTCCGTGACAACCGGATACACCCAAACCCGTTACGGTAACGCAAACTTGAAATGGGAGACCACCACGCAAACTAATGTCGGGCTGGATCTAGGCTTCCTAGATAACAGCCTAACCGTTGTGCTGGATTGGTTTAACAAAGATACCAAGGACTTATTATGGGAGCGTCCCTTGATCGGTACCGTGGGGGGTACAAACCAAACGGTATGGGACAATGTCGGGAAAATGCGTAACCGGGGTTTCGAAGCTGAGGTCAGCTACAATAAGAGCATCAATAAAGATTTCGGGTTCAATGTCGCCTTCAATATGTCCGCTATCAAGAACAAGATGACGGAATTAGACGGTGATGTCTCCTATATCGGACTGCCTACCAGTGTGATTCACTCCCTCAACTTCGATCAAGAGGTTTCTCGTTCCGCCATCGGTCAACCAATCGGCTCTTTCTACGCTTATAAAGAAGACGGTTTATTCCAGAGCGAGGCGGAGATCAAATCATATACCAATAATAAAGGCGAACTACTCCAACCTAACGCAAAACCGGGTGATATCAAGTTCGTAGACGTAAACGGAGATGGCGTAATAGACGGTAACGACCGTGACTATATCGGTAACCCGCTCCCCGATGTCACAGCAGGCCTTACATTAGGAGTCAACTTCCATAATTTTGACCTCAGTCTATTCTTTCAGGGAATGTTCGGAAACGATGTATACGACTTGACCCGTTATGTGGGTGATTTCTACAATCAATCGCAATACAACAAAAACAGCCGTGTCGTTAATGCATGGACACCAACCAACACGAATACGGACATACCCCGTGTCACCATGGACGATCCGAACAATAACATCCGGCCCTCGTCTTACTATGTGCAAGACGCTTCTTTCGTTCGCTTAAAGAACATGAAAATCGGTTATTCCGTACCTCAGTCCATCCTATCCAAGATTAAGTTCAATAGCTTGTATATCTATGCGCAAGCAACCAACTTATTCACGATCACAGGATACGACGGTATCGATCCGGAAGTGGGATTGCAAAGTTACTCCAGTGACTACCGTAACCTAGATATGGGTGTGGACCGCGGCATCTATCCGTTATCCCGCACCTTCACCTTTGGAGTAAACGTAAGTTTTTAA
- a CDS encoding T9SS type A sorting domain-containing protein, whose product MKKRIWHLSRCVVVCTAFLFVQQFIQSQVSNPSTWESFVQSNANISIRDTFRMQTFEGLASDNWDYAITGEALIEDISGVKDIPNSHGNYGLRMPMNTQVAFEHFTLTNHQDIKISIRKGGILLVEGEGMRARTYRKGETSYPSLVPTIGESGINPFKTTDIKNNPPGLDLIVPTPAANTKNGYYYVDSVYAHGMIPTYSLFTGNSDWNHEDRWSHLPAYRHRNALINGNISINTNISCKDIFIGNGNIHILPTGNLSANNLTIYPNDGILASSSTLRSSGTINISGKITIEKTFAQKGKWYFISFPFDVFASGIDPDFQLGDDKSDTNGNYFYVQTYNGEKRANSQSPSNNWEVIPQTIINTSQPIFKKNKGYLIAIDASADRQNLRFSSKAKDIPIDFGKNGQASIPVSINNQSQNQNHNGWYLCGNPLPAPLSLSQIESNSALDGYIYIYDGSTYQPYVIGSDFAIPPFSAFFVKANNSTSLSVYNTSEPANYKLLSTNAPISFPTSEPQARQDPPVSNQAFSFPELSYQLENKTLFINNLPSPGKVKLLTPAGILVFTQAVQAGNPILPIPLPQGLYILIIQTEHYRAQYKCVLTS is encoded by the coding sequence ATGAAAAAGAGAATTTGGCATCTATCCAGATGCGTTGTCGTTTGTACGGCATTCCTATTCGTACAACAATTTATCCAGTCACAAGTTTCAAATCCATCTACATGGGAAAGTTTTGTGCAAAGTAACGCAAATATATCTATCCGGGATACGTTTCGGATGCAGACATTTGAGGGACTTGCTTCTGATAATTGGGATTATGCCATTACAGGTGAAGCCCTTATTGAAGATATCTCCGGCGTGAAAGATATTCCTAACAGCCACGGAAACTACGGGTTACGAATGCCAATGAATACGCAAGTGGCTTTCGAGCATTTCACGTTAACAAATCATCAAGATATAAAAATCAGTATACGGAAAGGGGGCATCCTTCTAGTAGAAGGAGAAGGCATGAGAGCCAGAACCTATCGAAAAGGGGAAACAAGTTATCCCTCCTTAGTTCCAACCATAGGAGAGAGTGGCATCAATCCTTTCAAAACCACAGATATAAAAAACAATCCTCCGGGCTTAGATCTTATCGTCCCCACACCGGCCGCCAATACCAAAAACGGCTATTATTATGTAGACAGCGTTTACGCACACGGCATGATTCCTACCTATTCCCTATTTACCGGAAACAGCGATTGGAACCATGAGGATCGCTGGAGCCACCTACCCGCCTACCGTCACCGCAACGCCTTGATTAACGGCAATATCTCCATAAATACAAATATCAGCTGTAAAGATATCTTTATTGGCAATGGAAATATCCATATTTTACCAACCGGAAATCTATCCGCAAATAACCTTACCATCTATCCTAATGATGGTATCTTGGCGTCTTCCTCCACCTTGCGATCGTCTGGAACTATTAACATCTCCGGCAAAATAACAATCGAGAAGACCTTCGCTCAAAAAGGCAAATGGTATTTTATCTCCTTCCCCTTCGATGTATTCGCTTCCGGCATAGACCCGGATTTCCAACTGGGTGATGACAAAAGCGATACAAACGGTAACTACTTTTACGTACAAACCTATAACGGAGAAAAGCGAGCCAACTCACAAAGCCCTTCCAACAACTGGGAAGTCATACCACAAACAATAATCAATACATCCCAGCCCATCTTCAAGAAGAACAAGGGGTACCTGATCGCTATTGACGCTTCCGCCGATCGTCAGAACCTTCGTTTCTCCTCGAAAGCAAAAGATATCCCTATAGATTTCGGAAAAAACGGTCAAGCCTCTATTCCGGTAAGCATTAACAACCAAAGCCAGAACCAGAATCACAACGGCTGGTATCTATGCGGTAATCCTCTGCCGGCTCCTTTATCTCTTAGTCAAATAGAATCAAACTCGGCCTTAGACGGATACATTTATATATATGACGGCTCCACCTACCAACCCTACGTGATCGGTAGCGATTTCGCCATCCCTCCATTCTCCGCTTTCTTTGTCAAAGCGAATAATAGTACCAGCCTATCTGTATATAATACATCCGAACCAGCCAATTATAAATTATTATCAACGAATGCACCCATATCTTTCCCAACATCGGAACCTCAAGCCCGACAAGATCCTCCTGTTTCCAATCAAGCCTTTTCATTTCCGGAATTAAGCTATCAGCTAGAGAACAAAACTTTATTCATTAATAATCTTCCATCCCCCGGTAAAGTCAAACTACTTACTCCGGCAGGCATATTGGTATTTACGCAAGCGGTACAGGCAGGGAACCCTATCCTCCCGATTCCCCTCCCACAAGGTTTATATATCTTAATTATTCAAACAGAACATTATCGGGCACAGTACAAATGCGTTTTAACCTCCTAA
- the hflX gene encoding GTPase HflX, with the protein MKEFIISEAQTEKAVLVGLVTPEQNEQKVKEYLDELAFLADTAGVDAVKRFTQKMDYPNSVTFVGTGKLQEIKEYVVENEIGLVIFDDELSPKQLRNIEKELQVKILDRTSLILDIFASRAQTAHAKTQVELAQYKYMLPRLTRLWTHLERQRGGVGMRGPGETQLETDKRIILDKIARLKKELVDIDKQKSVQRKNRGKMVRVALVGYTNVGKSTLMNLLSKSEVFAENKLFATLDTTVRKVIIENLPFLLSDTVGFIRKLPTELVESFKSTLDEVREADLLVHIVDISHPTFEEQIEVVNRTLAEIDKTEKPMIMVFNKVDAFTFVPKEEDDLTPRGRENIDLDELKRTWMGKLQDNCIFISAKERTNIEALKEMLYERVKQIHITRFPYNDFLFQQYDEE; encoded by the coding sequence ATGAAAGAATTTATCATATCTGAGGCACAGACCGAAAAGGCCGTTTTGGTGGGTTTGGTTACCCCCGAGCAAAATGAGCAAAAGGTTAAGGAATATCTGGACGAATTGGCTTTCTTGGCCGATACGGCAGGGGTGGATGCGGTAAAGCGTTTTACCCAGAAAATGGATTACCCGAATTCCGTCACTTTTGTCGGGACCGGTAAATTGCAGGAAATTAAGGAGTATGTGGTAGAGAATGAGATCGGCTTGGTGATCTTTGATGATGAGCTGAGTCCGAAGCAACTCCGTAATATTGAGAAAGAATTGCAGGTGAAAATCTTGGATCGTACGAGCTTGATCTTGGATATCTTCGCTAGCCGTGCACAGACCGCCCATGCGAAGACACAGGTGGAGCTTGCACAATATAAATATATGTTACCCCGCTTGACTCGTCTGTGGACACACTTGGAGCGTCAGCGAGGCGGCGTAGGTATGCGTGGTCCGGGTGAGACACAGTTGGAGACTGATAAACGTATTATCTTGGATAAGATCGCACGATTGAAGAAAGAGCTGGTGGATATTGACAAGCAAAAAAGCGTACAACGGAAAAACCGGGGTAAGATGGTACGTGTAGCGTTAGTCGGATATACGAACGTAGGTAAATCTACCTTGATGAACTTATTGAGCAAGAGTGAGGTCTTTGCCGAGAATAAGTTGTTCGCTACGTTAGATACGACCGTACGCAAGGTCATTATCGAGAACTTGCCGTTCTTGCTGTCTGATACGGTCGGATTTATCCGCAAGTTACCGACCGAGCTGGTGGAATCTTTTAAATCTACCTTGGATGAGGTACGGGAGGCGGATTTGCTGGTACATATCGTGGATATCTCACACCCGACTTTTGAAGAGCAAATAGAGGTCGTGAACCGTACGTTGGCGGAGATCGATAAGACCGAGAAACCGATGATCATGGTTTTCAATAAGGTGGATGCATTTACCTTTGTCCCGAAAGAGGAAGATGATTTGACCCCTCGTGGTCGTGAGAATATCGATCTGGATGAACTGAAACGTACGTGGATGGGAAAATTGCAAGATAATTGCATCTTTATCTCCGCCAAGGAACGTACGAATATAGAGGCGTTGAAAGAGATGTTGTATGAACGGGTTAAACAAATCCATATCACCCGTTTCCCCTACAATGACTTCCTCTTTCAGCAATATGATGAAGAGTAG